In Candidatus Poribacteria bacterium, one DNA window encodes the following:
- a CDS encoding ABC transporter ATP-binding protein produces MAVAVELTHVTKAFDTTLAVNDVSLKIEEGEFFFLLGPSGCGKSTFLRIVAGFYKPDTGELRFDDTVMNDVPPHQRNTGMVFQNYALWPHMSVAENIEYGLTLRKLEKTERNEKIARALEMVQMEGYHDRAVNTLSGGQQQRIALARALVIEPSVLLLDEPISNLDAALRQQMRDEIKQIHDRTNITMFYVTHDQVDALSMADRMAIMQDGVIIQVGTPREVYQFPKNAFVASFVGETNFIAGKVEQTSNGSATIETPAGTLHSTTVYHELTQGTPVQCSIRPEALIINNNQNSGNPIENRITAEVTAVNYLGRIEEYQLRVSEDIPLKAVHYNPGTETKKPGDTVQLAISTEAVIPLPE; encoded by the coding sequence ATGGCAGTTGCAGTTGAATTAACCCATGTCACAAAAGCATTCGACACGACGCTCGCGGTCAACGATGTGAGCTTGAAAATCGAAGAGGGCGAATTCTTTTTCCTCCTCGGTCCATCTGGATGCGGCAAATCGACGTTTCTCCGGATCGTCGCCGGGTTTTATAAACCCGATACCGGCGAACTCCGATTCGATGATACCGTCATGAACGATGTCCCACCCCACCAACGGAACACAGGGATGGTGTTCCAGAACTACGCCCTCTGGCCACACATGTCCGTCGCCGAAAACATTGAATACGGACTCACGCTTCGGAAACTCGAAAAAACGGAACGCAACGAAAAAATCGCGCGTGCACTCGAGATGGTACAAATGGAAGGCTACCACGATCGCGCCGTTAACACACTTTCCGGCGGACAACAGCAGCGAATCGCACTCGCCCGTGCCCTCGTTATCGAACCGAGCGTCCTACTCCTTGACGAACCGATTAGCAATCTCGATGCCGCACTCCGACAACAAATGCGCGACGAAATAAAGCAGATCCACGACCGTACCAACATTACAATGTTCTACGTTACACACGATCAAGTAGATGCTCTCTCTATGGCGGATCGGATGGCAATTATGCAGGACGGGGTCATCATCCAAGTCGGTACGCCGCGCGAAGTATACCAGTTCCCAAAGAACGCCTTTGTTGCAAGCTTCGTCGGGGAAACCAACTTCATTGCAGGCAAAGTCGAGCAAACATCGAACGGCAGTGCGACTATAGAAACGCCCGCCGGAACGCTTCACTCCACAACCGTGTATCACGAACTCACACAAGGGACACCTGTGCAATGTTCAATTCGACCCGAGGCACTCATTATCAACAATAACCAGAATAGCGGAAACCCCATCGAAAATAGGATAACAGCGGAAGTGACTGCGGTCAACTATTTGGGCAGGATAGAAGAATATCAACTCAGGGTCTCTGAAGACATTCCCCTCAAAGCCGTTCACTACAATCCCGGTACAGAAACAAAAAAACCCGGAGACACCGTGCAACTTGCAATATCAACAGAAGCAGTCATTCCACTCCCCGAATAG
- a CDS encoding formylglycine-generating enzyme family protein: protein MRIVGILLVSIGMYACTQSEDGSPIEPTPEIVSEVDGVRMVLIPAGTFQMGSTNGDSDERPVHTVTLNAFYMDIHEVTNARYQKFVQSTGYPQPPLSHNPRFNAPDAPVVRINWRDAAAYAAWAKKRLPTEAEWEYAARGGLTGKRYPNGDIITYADANFGNIGGADRWKWTAPVGSFPPNGYNLYDMAGNVWEWCFDEYNSEFYSISPENNPRFGRDIAPDTENFRILRGGGWGGSPENLRVADRWYHLTSGSTIGFRCVKDF, encoded by the coding sequence ATGAGAATTGTAGGCATCCTTCTTGTCAGCATTGGGATGTACGCCTGCACGCAAAGCGAGGACGGTTCACCCATTGAACCAACCCCAGAAATCGTCTCCGAAGTCGATGGTGTGAGAATGGTGCTGATTCCGGCAGGCACATTCCAGATGGGCTCCACTAACGGGGATAGCGACGAACGACCCGTACATACCGTCACCCTCAATGCCTTCTACATGGATATACACGAAGTAACGAACGCACGCTATCAGAAATTCGTCCAGAGTACAGGTTATCCTCAGCCACCACTGTCGCATAACCCAAGGTTCAATGCCCCCGATGCTCCTGTTGTCCGGATAAACTGGCGCGATGCGGCTGCCTACGCCGCATGGGCAAAGAAACGATTGCCTACCGAAGCAGAGTGGGAATACGCCGCACGCGGCGGTCTGACTGGCAAACGATACCCGAATGGTGATATAATAACTTACGCAGATGCCAACTTCGGCAATATAGGTGGAGCGGATAGATGGAAGTGGACAGCCCCCGTTGGCAGCTTCCCTCCCAACGGCTATAATCTCTACGATATGGCAGGCAACGTGTGGGAGTGGTGCTTCGACGAATATAACAGTGAATTCTATAGCATCAGTCCAGAAAATAACCCACGCTTCGGCAGAGACATTGCCCCAGATACCGAAAACTTTCGCATCCTACGCGGTGGCGGTTGGGGCGGGAGTCCTGAAAACCTCCGTGTCGCAGATCGATGGTATCACCTCACATCTGGAAGCACTATCGGATTTCGATGCGTGAAAGATTTTTAA